A part of Primulina eburnea isolate SZY01 chromosome 10, ASM2296580v1, whole genome shotgun sequence genomic DNA contains:
- the LOC140802992 gene encoding protein trichome birefringence-like 5, with translation MATSSTFAFPLRRNRYALSSVSLLLLLFLCLFVFSRRALESRSSLYGEVLSQTPVASLHLPLRSTAFHEKFGEIKQPISSRSNLDDIIDENTPFSSRISDSGFEEGSNEETTVLASSESGFNGETGQENTVPVISVEPRSQDVLEGNSEKPILSNEKTTMPVSSNSDPEETVESNTKGEQFISNAVAEHLKNCDIYKGKWVKDEDYPLYRPGSCPYVDEAFDCQSNGRLDSEYLKWRWKPDGCDLPRFNATDFLVRMNGRRLMLVGDSMNRNQFESLLCLLRDGLPDKNKMYEVHGYKITKGRGYYIFKFEDYNCTVEFVRSHFLVREGIRVNGQGNSNPTLSIDRIDKTAKRWKRADILVFNTGHWWTHGKTSRGKNYYKEGDYVYPRFDAVKAYRRAIETWAKWIKENVSQKKLVFYRGYSSAHFRGGDWDSGGTCNGETEPVTRGAILDSYPLKMRILEEVINEIQVPVVLLNVSRLTNFRKDGHPSVYGKNVTGQRKVSTRRQDCSHWCLPGVPDAWNELIYATLVARQTLSNTLY, from the exons ATGGCAACTTCCTCAACCTTTGCATTTCCTCTTAGAAGAAACCGCTATGCACTCTCCTCTGTTTCGCTATTACTTCTTCTTTTCCTCTGTCTGTTCGTCTTCAGCAGAAGAGCCCTTGAATCCAGATCATCTCTTTACGGAGAAGTTCTCTCCCAAACTCCTGTTGCTTCACTTCATCTTCCACTTCGATCCACTGCATTCCATGAGAAATTTGGTGAAATAAAGCAACCCATTTCATCAAGATCCAATCTTGACGacatcatcgatgaaaacacgCCATTTTCTTCCAGAATTTCCGACTCTGGATTTGAAGAAGGAAGCAATGAAGAAACTACAGTGCTAGCTTCGTCAGAATCTGGTTTTAATGGTGAAACTGGCCAGGAAAATACAGTTCCTGTTATTTCGGtggaacctcgatctcaagatGTTTTAGAAGGAAATTCTGAAAAGCCCATTTTGTCAAATGAGAAAACAACGATGCCCGTTTCATCAAATTCTGATCCGGAGGAGACCGTTGAATCTAACACTAAAGGTGAACAATTCATTAGCAATGCAGTGGCGGAACATTTGAAAAATTGTGATATATACAAGGGAAAATGGGTCAAAGATGAAGATTATCCACTTTACAGGCCAGGGTCTTGCCCTTATGTCGACGAAGCTTTTGATTGCCAGAGCAACGGAAGGCTTGATTCTGAGTATCTAAAATGGAGATGGAAGCCTGATGGATGTGATCTTCCAAG ATTCAATGCAACAGACTTCTTGGTGAGAATGAATGGACGGAGGCTAATGCTAGTAGGAGACTCTATGAACCGGAACCAGTTCGAATCACTCCTCTGTCTTCTACGTGACGGGCTTCCCGACAAGAACAAAATGTATGAGGTTCATGGTTACAAGATAACAAAAGGAAGAGGctattatattttcaaatttgag GATTACAATTGTACGGTTGAATTTGTGCGCTCACACTTCCTTGTCCGGGAAGGAATTCGTGTCAATGGACAAGGAAACTCAAATCCAACTTTATCAATAGACCGAATCGACAAGACTGCCAAACGTTGGAAGAGAGCTGACATTCTTGTGTTTAATACTGGGCACTGGTGGACCCATGGAAAGACTTCGAGAGG GAAAAACTACTATAAAGAAGGTGATTACGTCTATCCTCGTTTTGATGCTGTTAAAGCGTATAGAAGAGCCATCGAGACCTGGGCTAAGTGGATCAAAGAAAATGTCAGCCAAAAGAAGCTGGTGTTCTATCGTGGGTACTCATCTGCTCATTTCAG AGGTGGAGACTGGGATTCTGGTGGAACATGCAATGGTGAGACTGAACCTGTAACTCGCGGAGCCATTCTCGATAGTTATCCTCTGAAGATGAGGATTTTGGAAGAAGTCATCAACGAAATTCAAGTGCCGGTAGTTCTGCTAAACGTCTCACGTTTGACTAATTTTCGTAAAGATGGGCACCCTTCCGTTTACGGCAAAAATGTGACTGGTCAGAGGAAGGTCTCTACGAGAAGGCAAGATTGCAGTCATTGGTGTCTACCAGGAGTACCCGACGCCTGGAACGAGCTAATATACGCCACACTGGTTGCTCGTCAAACGCTTTCGAATACCCTATATTGA